TTGCTGTGCATCTTGTTTTATTGCTCCATATTTTAATTTGAAAGAAAATACGGATTTTGATATTTGGGGATTCTGGTTCAATCCGAATATTCATCCATATCTGGAATATCAGAAAAGAATGGGATCAATGAAAGAGTTTGCAGAACAGGAAAAAATTCCCATGATCTGGAAAGATGAATACAACCTGGAAGATTTTCTGAGAAAAGCAAGTTTCAGGGAAAATTCCCGCTGTAATTTCTGTTATTACGACAGAATGAAATACACAGCGATTGTTGCAAAAAAAGGTAATTTCGATTATTTCTCAACAACAC
This sequence is a window from Candidatus Cloacimonadota bacterium. Protein-coding genes within it:
- a CDS encoding epoxyqueuosine reductase QueH — translated: MTKKILFHICCASCFIAPYFNLKENTDFDIWGFWFNPNIHPYLEYQKRMGSMKEFAEQEKIPMIWKDEYNLEDFLRKASFRENSRCNFCYYDRMKYTAIVAKKGNFDYFSTTLLYSKFQKHELIKEIGGSLAKEYGIKFFYQDFRELWKQGIALSKQRKMYRQQYCGCIYSERDRFMKKQGERDKEQENFTSLT